Proteins found in one Lycium ferocissimum isolate CSIRO_LF1 chromosome 6, AGI_CSIRO_Lferr_CH_V1, whole genome shotgun sequence genomic segment:
- the LOC132058840 gene encoding uncharacterized protein LOC132058840: MAEVSGMFTVQQTIGNVLCCKCGISMQPNAANMCAKCLRSEVDITEGLQKQVVIVHCNECDSYLQPPRSWIKAQLESKELLTFCIKRLKNLNKVKLVNAEFIWTEPHSKRIKVRLRVQKEVLNGAVIEQSYTVEYVVQDQMCELCSKVQANPDQWVAAVQLRQHVSHRRTFFYLEQLILKHDAANRAIKIQQLDQGIDFFFGHRSHALKFVDFVSRVVPVRTRNDKQLVSHDHKSNTFNYKYTFSVEISPVCREDLICLPPKVAASLGNIGPLVICTKVSNSISLLDPFTLRHCFMDADQYWRASFKPLLSSRQLVEYVVLDVDVVSTEVNIGGSKYVLADVQVARVSDFGKNDTIFSVRTHLGHLLDSGDYALGYDLYGANNNDIELDKYKGLVLPEVILIKKSYEEKRQKKRVKPRSWKLKSLNMEVDNSGKGRDQEQKMNLEYEQFLRDLEENPDLRFNISLYRDKEYQRSETTTSVADGEDVPSIPLEELLADLDLSDIDVEEDGIRE; encoded by the coding sequence ATGGCAGAAGTGTCCGGAATGTTTACAGTGCAACAAACAATAGGAAATGTGTTATGCTGCAAATGCGGCATCTCGATGCAGCCAAATGCTGCAAATATGTGTGCTAAATGCTTGCGATCCGAAGTTGATATAACAGAAGGCTTACAAAAACAGGTAGTGATTGTTCACTGCAATGAATGTGATAGCTATTTGCAACCTCCAAGGAGTTGGATCAAAGCTCAGCTCGAATCGAAGGAGTTACTCACCTTCTGTATCAAGAGGTTGAAGAATTTGAATAAAGTTAAGTTAGTGAATGCCGAGTTTATATGGACTGAACCTCATTCCAAAAGGATCAAAGTTAGGCTTAGAGTCCAAAAAGAGGTATTAAATGGAGCTGTTATTGAACAATCATACACCGTTGAGTACGTTGTCCAAGACCAAATGTGTGAGTTGTGTTCGAAGGTACAAGCTAACCCTGATCAATGGGTGGCTGCGGTACAACTTAGACAGCACGTTTCTCATCGTAGAACGTTCTTCTATTTAGAGCAGCTGATACTTAAGCACGATGCTGCTAATCGTGCTATAAAGATTCAACAGTTGGATCAGGgaattgatttcttttttgGCCATAGAAGTCATGCATTGAAGTTTGTGGACTTTGTTAGTAGGGTGGTACCTGTCAGGACCCGAAACGACAAGCAACTCGTGTCACATGATCATAAGAGCAATACCTTCAATTATAAGTACACATTCTCTGTAGAAATCAGCCCGGTTTGTCGTGAGGATCTCATATGTCTTCCTCCAAAGGTGGCAGCTAGTTTAGGAAATATTGGTCCTTTAGTGATCTGCACAAAAGTAAGCAACAGTATCTCTCTATTGGATCCGTTTACTCTGAGGCATTGTTTCATGGATGCTGATCAGTACTGGAGGGCGTCGTTTAAGCCTTTATTGTCTAGTAGACAGCTCGTCGAGTATGTGGTTTTAGACGTTGATGTTGTTTCCACGGAAGTTAATATTGGGGGCTCGAAATATGTTTTAGCTGATGTCCAGGTTGCTCGTGTATCTGATTTTGGGAAGAATGATACGATATTCTCTGTGAGAACACATCTAGGCCATCTTCTAGACTCTGGAGACTATGCCCTCGGTTATGATTTATATGGAGCCAATAATAATGATATTGAGCTAGACAAATACAAAGGTCTTGTTCTTCCAGAGGTGATATTGATCAAGAAAAGCTATGAAGAGAAACGCCAAAAGAAACGTGTGAAGCCTCGGTCTTGGAAGCTTAAGTCACTCAATATGGAAGTCGATAACTCTGGAAAGGGAAGAGATCAAGAACAAAAGATGAACTTGGAGTATGAACAATTCTTGAGAGATTTGGAGGAGAATCCTGATCTGAGGTTCAACATATCATTGTATCGTGATAAAGAATATCAACGATCAGAAACTACTACTTCTGTTGCTGATGGAGAAGATGTTCCTTCTATTCCTTTGGAGGAGTTACTTGCTGATCTTGATCTGAGTGATATTGATGTTGAAGAAGATGGCATAAGGGAGTGA